In Chlorocebus sabaeus isolate Y175 chromosome 11, mChlSab1.0.hap1, whole genome shotgun sequence, one DNA window encodes the following:
- the YAF2 gene encoding YY1-associated factor 2 isoform X3: MGDKKSPTRPKRQPKPSSDEGYWDCSVCTFRNSAEAFKCMMCDVRKGTSTRDSKEGGKLVSYSTASLGVRGTLRNRVGGGSSEEKKQAEYLAPGRRRNIVHRGVGPGQRSGPSLKEA; encoded by the exons ATGGGAGACAAGAAGAGCCCCACCAG GCCGAAGCGGCAGCCGAAGCCGTCCTCGGATGAGGGTTACTGGGACTGTAGCGTCTGCACCTTCCGGAACAGCGCCGAGGCCTTCAAGTGCATGATGTGCGATGTGCGGAAGGGCACCTCCACccg GGACAGCAAGGAAGGGGGGAAGCTGGTGTCCTACTCCACAGCCAGTCTTGGGGTTAGAGGAACCCTGAGAAATAGAGTAGGTGGTGGCAGCTCAGAAGAGAAGAAACAGGCTGAATACCTGGCACCTGGAAGAAGAAGGAATATAGTACACAGGGGAGTTGGCCCAGGACAGAGAAGTGGGCCTAGTTTAAAAGAGGCTTGA